Below is a window of Musa acuminata AAA Group cultivar baxijiao chromosome BXJ3-11, Cavendish_Baxijiao_AAA, whole genome shotgun sequence DNA.
ACTCCAATTGCTTAGATGAGCAAGTACTCATGATATTTTCCTAAGGCTAATTTAGTATAGTAATGGGCATAGGTAGAGATCAATAGACTTTTACTATGTGTTTAATTTTATTATAGAGTTGATAGTTgactttttaattattattattattgggatgtAAAAACTATTAATAGTTGTAGTTGAAGTTATTTCTTGAGTTATTTGAGTTGAAGTTAATATCATTATTGGAGAGTTGATAGTGTAATTAAGGTTAATGACTCTATATAACCCATGTGTCCGAGAAACATCTTATTCAATCCTTTATTAacattttaattattttgattatcattttttaaaaaatttattgaatTAAATTATGATAGTTAGTCTTATCTTCTTCTTTTCAAATAAGTGTTATGAtcaatcaatttatcatataattttttatcgCTAGTTCCTTATATTCATTTCAGATACATTTTATGCTATTGAGAGTACGAACAATGACTTGATCATTACTCACCTATTAAAACTAAAGTATCTATAATAATGTTTAGATTTTACATATAatcaataatagtatttttctctTATGTTATGTTTATTAGATTAGATAAAAGACTTAGCATGTAAGTGCAAGAGCGATTAGCGATGGTGATTTATAACTTAAACTATACTTCCGTTGTGGTGTTACATGAAGGGATTAATGATGCTATGAAACTTACAACTGAGGCTTGAATAACTTATTGAATAAGACGATTTTATCATAACCAtaacttgtgatcaagatttATCAATGGGATGGGTTCTCCTAATATTTGAATCTTTTCTGATGGACAACTAAGAGAGCTATCAATGTAACGTAATAGatcatatccaaataagagaATGGTGAATTATGCTCGTCTCAAGATGCATAGTTGCATCTTTGGAGTGCTTGAAGTGAATTAGAGTTACTAGATATAAGTTCCGTAGGTtgagataaattattatattatgagGAAACAATAATTGGAGTTTAAATGTAGAAGCAGATGATGTATCGAGAAGATGTTGTGATCCAATAAGGAAAATTCAGAACTAATGGTGATCTGGTTAGAATGCACAGGTGATAGAAAAGTACATAGGGAATAATCTAATCTAACGAAAGAGATCATATCTAAGAAGTGCACAAGGGAGAATATAATATGAGATGTGTAGAAAGAGCGCTCCCTTTTTCCTTTCTGGAGTCATTCTTTCGATCATGAATGCTGATAGCATAGTCAAAAGGATAGTAGAAGATAATAAATTATCATCGAGAGGTCGACCATGGATCCAAGGTGCCAGCGAGTTCAATAATTGACATGAAGGGGACGAGAATATCGGTGAAGATGAAGGGAACACTCACTATGCAAGATTGCACAACGATGGAAGATCATCGATCGAAGATATTGGTAAATCCGCTATAGAGGAGTTGCGATAGGAGATCAGCATGAAGGAGTTACAAAAGGAAACTCATAATATGCTATTATCTACTGTGataccatgataaatatttttaatttgattAAAGAAGAGATTCAAGAAAACTTCAGCAAACATACAAGAAGAACTAAGTGCACGTTATTAAAATCGGATGGGGCTGCATCACACAATAGACAATTTATCCTCCTACAAGACGAGGCTCAATTGTTCCATGGATGTCGTTATTTGGGCCTAAAATTTGCCTCCGCAGAGGCCCACATAGTGATCACAAGCCTTAAGATGCAATTAACATGATATCAaagggagaagaaaaaaaaaatcatcttttgatTGATTTGGATCACACACAAACATAATCACCATCGATCAGGTTTAATTTTTGGATTCAACGATACgaattaaaattttaagattatAATGCATTTAATTACCCTTCTCTCGTGGTTTGACACGAGAGAAGCTGTTGTTGGAAGCTCGAGGGGTGGTGGGCTTTATTTTTAGGATCGATTCGAAATCTATTTGAAACGACGGGTTTCGATTTCGATTTCAGATCCTAAATAGAATTCGATTATGATTCCATTATATTTCAATTCTAAATCGATTCCTCCCTATGACAAGCTTTGACAGTGAAGCCACCGACATCCTAACCATCACgttttgtttgtttatttatttatttatttatttattgacttCCACTGTACAAACAAAATACttccctcacctcacctcacctcacgcaCCGCTCTCCAAAATTTTCCACACGCGAGAAACATAAAAGTCAGCAACAAAGAAGCTACTCCCAAGGGTTGCGGGCCCCGCTTAGTCGTCCTTCTCAACCGTCGCCGCCCCGTCCCGGTTACTCGCCTCCAGCTCCGCTTCCTCTCcccacgacgccgctcgccgccccgaCGAGAACCGCCTCATCCCTCCTCCCAGACCCGACCCCGGACCCGCAGGATACGGCGCCGTCGTTGCTTCCCTCGACGCCTTCTTCACTGTCTTCTCCAAGATGCTCCTCCGCGGCGGCGATGAGCTCTTCTCGACCGGCACCTCCGGCTGGCGGCGTCCGCCGCCGCCCAGCCCGAGGATGGCCATGAAACCTGCACAACAGCCCGTCAACTCCGGCTCCACCACCGGGTCGCGCTGCTGCTCCAGCTGGCGCCGCGCCCGCGCCCTCTCCGACCCGACCTTACCGAAGCAGGACACCTTCGGGGACCCCGGCTCCCTCTCCGGCACCGCCGACTTCCGCCCTCCCCCGCGGCCGCCCTTCTTGGGGAAGATCCGGCCTTGGGTGGACCGCCGGGTGCACCGCCCGCCGTAGCCGGAGGTCTGGACCTTGGCGGGGAGGCCGATGATGGGCGGCTTCCGGGGGACGGAGAAGCGCTCGGAGCTGGACCGGGACTTGGAGTTGGCCTGGCCGGACTTGGGGTTGGTGAGCCCCTTGGTGGACTCCTCGCGATCGTAGATGCGGTATCCGAGGCCACCGCCACTCCTCCCGACGGGAACCTCGAATGACACGCGCGGGAGGTGAGGAtcatgctcctcctcctcctccttctcctctggCGGCGGTGGGGTTCGTGTATCGCAGGCGACCTGGGGCATcggatgagagtaagagagaggagAGGGAATTGAGAGGAGAGTCCGTGAAGAGAGCCGAGGAGTGTGGATGAGAGCtttaaagaggaagaagaagcattgCTTGGGATGGAAATGGACGCCATCTTCCGTCGCGGGCTCCACCACCGCCCCGTCCCCCGCCCCCGTCTGTTACGCTACACGACGCCCTCATCTTACAGCGTAGATAGATCGGTGATGCAGAATAACGTTttcccgatatatatatatatatatatatatatatatatatatatatatatatatatatatatatatatatatatatatatatacatgaatttttttataGAAGAATAATCAAtagcaataaataaaaataaaaaaagaactaataGAAAACCCATTGAAGTAACATCTCCTCCTCGTATGCTAATGGTCTTCCAAGATGGGCTGGCAATTACTGCCAATGAGGAGTCCGCTTGTGCCGTGGGAGATTGTTGTGTCAAGTCAAGCAAAGATATGCGGTATGAGAAGTCGGAACAAGTTGGCGCTTTGACCCACACAAACACGACACAAAACCAactatttctttctttcattctttgTTTGTTTGACTTTTGTGGTGTCAAAAGATTTGACACTAATAATCCAATTCAAGCATAATTTAATGATGGATCCATGACGTCATGGGTGACGGCATTGCATTAGCGACTTTGACCCTGACCATGACAAATTCAACACACTATATAAGTGAATCAGCAAACATGGAGACAGCGAGGATACGGCATATTCACGGTGCTACGTTAGAGATTCAAAGCTAGATTCGTAGGCCACAGCCATCACATTCGCCTCTTCCGATGTTTGGGAGGCCCATCTTGAGCTTAAGCTTAGACGTTGGATGAAGGGGAGGGACGCTCACCACCTCTCGCTGAACCGAGGAACCATTCAACGAGTGCATTGTTATCCCTTGTGTCACTGGTACACCGATTGGATGACTAATAGTTAAAACTTCTAATATTTCGAttgttagatttaaaaaatttatattacaatcttataaaagtgaaataaCTAACTCTATTTACACGAATGCCATCAATTTTTACGGGAAGTacgaaagtaaaaaaataataataataatttcaacatTTCAATTGAGGATAACGGATGATGTTGTCACTAGAGGCCGAGGATGACTATTGTAGACGAGGAGAACGACGGTGAGAGGTGAGGATCACTCTTCTCATCAACAATAGCCCCCAATGACGTCGTCATCCGTCACCACCAACGTCGTCCGTCACTATTAACTGAAACAATAAAATTACCTTTTTACCCATTATTTTTATGCTTTTGTAGTTAGATATTTCATTTTCAAAACTCTATGGAttctaatgtaaattttttaaatctagagaTTGAGATGCAAAAGAGGTCTAATTACagaagataatatgtaattatccccaaaataatactaaattaaaatatatttaaaattttaattatatttatatattatataacataaaaaatttatttttatagtaaAATTATGTTAAAAAACTTATAACAAAAAGATGCATAACACTGTTAATATTGGTCCCAAGCCCGGATGAAAAATATGAAGAGTTATGTTAAGTCACTAACAACCAATGTAAAACAATATTAGAACCTATAAACATGAATTTTAATCAATTCCCGTATAGAATTACGTCGTCACCGGAAAGTAACGCGAGATACTTTCCCCATCTAAGTGTCCTAAATTATAAATGATGAGCTAAAAGGCCGTTCAGAAATAGTCCATCACATCAGTACCCAAATGTGATGCAAAATAGATAAGGATTATCTTATTATTTTGGACCAATAACAGTAAATAAGTTAGTCCAAGAATTAAGAATTAAATTAGTAACTTGGAatatataaaaacatatcaaaaataatagatactaatgatcaaaagaagaataaatattatttacttaCGAGAGGCAAAACAAAGGGGAAAAAACTATGAAGAGATTAATAGTGCtaaatttaaattttgatataCTGAAAAATTAAACATAGAAATAGTTTAATAATTATTGTTGATAAAGATATTATGAATAATGttatcaatataaaaatatttatagataaaattataattttaaaatttacgaaaggatatgatattttgaatgtgattagTACTTATGCCTCTCAGATTAGATTAGATGATCCAACCgaaaattttttttgagaaaGCTTAAGTAATATCATTCGAGGAatgcttataataaaaaaaattataatttaagaatATTTAAATCATCATATAGGAAAAACAAATGGTTAATATAAAAGGATGTATAGCAACTTTAGTTATGGTaaggagagagaaataaagatgatggtatgattttaaattttacaactttatatgatcttataattataaaCACTCATTTTAAAAGaagatataaatatttaattacttataaaTTATAGTCATATAGATTTTTTTCTCAttagaaatataaataatattatttataagaattataaagttatacctaGTGAATACTTGACGAATTATGATATTAGatctttatcataaaaaatgaaagaagaaaaaaattatgattactAGATAGTGaaattttaaagataataatATAAACCCTTTTAAGAATAAGATGAAAAGGAAAGTGATTTAAAacttaaatagaaataatattaatattatttggactataatcattaataataataagattagaTGTGTAACCTTAACAAAGAGTTGTCGGTGGTGTGAggaagtctttcatggagaagctAATGTTTGCCTTTGTTGCCACCAATCTTTAGTCACCGCTCAGTGGTTTGCTAAAGCTATCGGATGGAGCATTAAGTCACCACCGCTCAGTGGGTCTCCGGCGCCAACTTATATCATCCGCCGGCCGAGAGAATTGGAGTATCGAAAGCTGATgccggaagaggaatcgaaacaTCGAGCAGTAGGCGTTTCAGAATCCAACACCTTTTTGCTTCATCCACATCAGTAAATCCATCCACCTTTGGTCTCCGGCGCCAACTTATATCATCTGCCGGCCGAGAGAATTGGAGTATCGAAAGCTGATgccggaagaggaatcgaaacaTTTAGCAGCAGGCGTTTCAGAATCCAACACTTCTTTGCTTCATCGATCGATCTCAGTAAATCCATGGATACCTTTGGGAGGACGTCTCAGCGTGCCCTTGCCGTCTAGACGTCTTCTGATTTACATAAATGCCCTCATATTTTATATGACGATGTTGCCCTTATCCgtgatgatttatatatgtgtCCACCACAGCCCCTCTCTGCCCTAAAAACGCACGAGAGCGAGGCTAATGCCCGGTGAGGGAGAAGGGGAGGCGAGCGATCGGACGCTTGGATGGCAAGGGAGAGTAGAGGATGAATGGCGGAGGATCAAGGAGCACGCCGAGACGTACCCGTACGTGTGGGGTTCTTACATCCTAGTCTACGGCAGCCTCAGCGCCTACCTCGCCTACCGATGGCGGAAGCTACGGCGGACGGAGGACCGCGTCCGAAACCTCCGAGAACGCCTCCGAACGCTCGTCGAGGCTGAGGGTTCGGCGGCGGCTTCAGGCACCGCCGGATCGGCCGCCCCTTCGATGCCGAACAAGTCGCGTGGGCCTTCTTAAGGATTTTGTGTCCTCGAAATCGGTTAGTATTGATCTGAACCGCTCCTTTGAGTTTTTATTGGGTCTTGTTATGTGATATTCTGGAATTTAGGGTTTTAGCTGCTTAGCATTTTGGGCCGAAGAATCCTCAGTTCTGCTA
It encodes the following:
- the LOC135652179 gene encoding uncharacterized protein LOC135652179: MPQVACDTRTPPPPEEKEEEEEHDPHLPRVSFEVPVGRSGGGLGYRIYDREESTKGLTNPKSGQANSKSRSSSERFSVPRKPPIIGLPAKVQTSGYGGRCTRRSTQGRIFPKKGGRGGGRKSAVPEREPGSPKVSCFGKVGSERARARRQLEQQRDPVVEPELTGCCAGFMAILGLGGGGRRQPEVPVEKSSSPPRRSILEKTVKKASREATTAPYPAGPGSGLGGGMRRFSSGRRAASWGEEAELEASNRDGAATVEKDD